Proteins from a genomic interval of Qipengyuania sp. JC766:
- a CDS encoding ligase-associated DNA damage response DEXH box helicase, which produces MTGTIRVPHEIEAWFAGRDWRIRSHQHDMFAAARSGRHALLVADTGAGKTLAGFLPTLADFCPSVTGEVGPPEGLHTLYVSPLKALAHDVQRNLVAPVEEMGLPIRIETRSGDTPSDRKRRQREKPPHILLTTPESLSLLLSYPESFDLFASLKRIVIDEVHAFATGKRGDLLALALSRLQALAPAMQRAALSATVADPDGYRDWLAPDGDVDRVTLVIGEKGADPQVDILLPDEERVPWGGHAATWAIPQLIDLIRANRTTLVFTNTRFLAEYIFQHIWDANEENLPIGIHHGSLSKEARRKVEGAMARGELRALVATASLDLGVDWGDVDCVVQMGAPKGSSRLLQRIGRANHRLDLPSRAVLVPGNRFEFLEATAARDAVEEGQRDGEDFRAGGLDVLAQHVMACACAAPFDEEALLREIRSCTSYAWVDEAVWDRVLNFVATGGYALRAYDKFRRIVRDRLGVWRLAHPEHAARHRLNAGIIMDGEMLTVRFRNGRQLGRVEERFAAQLSPADTFAFAGTSLEVEQVKDMEVIVRASTKSAMIPSYGGARLPLTTHLADRVRAMLQDRPGWARFPDDVREWLEMQDWRSRLPGPDELLVESFPHGGREYTVYYTFEGWNANQSLGMLITRRMEDRGLLPGGFVANDYSLAVWGLRPVTDPAPLLSPDILTEEFVDWVQDSQLLRRAFREVAVIGGLVERQHPGKRKTGKQVTFSTDLIYDVLRKHEPDHLLLEAAWADARARMTDVGRLGDLLDRSADQLIHVELDRVSPLAVPVMVMIGRESVPQGAVDDELLLEAESLADAAMRSETLD; this is translated from the coding sequence ATGACCGGGACCATACGGGTCCCGCACGAGATCGAGGCCTGGTTCGCAGGCCGCGACTGGCGTATCCGTTCGCACCAGCATGACATGTTCGCGGCCGCCCGATCCGGCCGGCATGCACTTCTCGTGGCGGATACGGGGGCCGGGAAAACGCTGGCGGGTTTCCTGCCTACGCTGGCCGACTTCTGCCCCTCCGTGACGGGAGAGGTCGGACCGCCGGAAGGCCTGCACACGCTCTATGTCTCCCCATTGAAGGCGCTCGCGCACGATGTGCAGCGCAACCTTGTCGCACCTGTCGAGGAGATGGGCCTCCCGATCCGAATCGAGACACGCAGTGGCGATACGCCTTCCGACCGGAAGCGGCGACAGCGGGAAAAGCCGCCGCATATCCTCCTGACGACGCCTGAGTCGCTGTCGCTGCTCCTGTCCTATCCGGAAAGCTTCGACCTGTTCGCGTCGCTCAAGCGCATCGTGATCGACGAGGTGCATGCCTTCGCCACCGGCAAGCGGGGCGACCTTCTGGCGCTGGCTCTGTCACGGCTTCAGGCGCTTGCGCCCGCCATGCAGCGCGCGGCGCTGTCCGCCACCGTGGCCGATCCGGATGGCTACCGGGACTGGCTTGCACCCGACGGAGATGTCGACCGGGTGACGCTGGTGATCGGGGAGAAGGGCGCCGACCCGCAGGTCGATATCCTGTTACCGGACGAGGAACGCGTGCCGTGGGGCGGCCATGCGGCGACGTGGGCGATTCCGCAATTGATCGACCTAATCCGCGCGAACCGAACCACGCTGGTCTTCACCAACACCCGTTTCCTGGCGGAGTACATCTTCCAGCACATCTGGGATGCCAATGAGGAGAACCTGCCGATCGGCATCCACCACGGATCGCTCAGCAAGGAAGCGCGCCGCAAGGTGGAAGGTGCGATGGCGCGTGGCGAGCTGAGGGCGCTCGTCGCGACCGCCAGCCTCGACCTCGGCGTCGACTGGGGCGATGTCGATTGCGTGGTCCAGATGGGAGCTCCCAAGGGATCGAGCCGCCTGCTCCAGCGGATCGGCCGGGCGAACCACCGGCTGGACCTGCCCAGCAGGGCTGTGCTGGTCCCCGGCAACAGGTTCGAGTTTCTGGAGGCCACTGCGGCGCGGGACGCCGTGGAAGAGGGCCAGCGGGATGGCGAGGACTTCCGGGCAGGTGGGCTGGACGTGCTCGCCCAGCACGTGATGGCGTGCGCATGTGCGGCGCCGTTCGACGAGGAAGCCCTGCTGAGGGAAATCCGGTCCTGCACCAGCTATGCCTGGGTCGACGAGGCCGTTTGGGACCGTGTGCTGAACTTCGTCGCCACCGGGGGCTACGCGCTGCGCGCCTACGACAAGTTCCGGCGCATCGTACGGGACCGCCTGGGCGTATGGCGCCTGGCCCATCCCGAACATGCCGCGAGGCACCGGCTGAATGCCGGCATCATCATGGACGGCGAAATGCTGACCGTGCGGTTCCGCAACGGTCGGCAGCTTGGCAGGGTCGAGGAACGCTTCGCTGCGCAGCTTTCGCCCGCCGATACCTTCGCCTTTGCCGGGACGAGCCTCGAGGTCGAGCAGGTCAAGGACATGGAAGTAATCGTGCGCGCATCGACGAAGAGCGCGATGATCCCGTCCTATGGCGGCGCGCGACTGCCATTGACGACCCATCTGGCGGACCGGGTCCGCGCCATGCTGCAGGATCGGCCCGGATGGGCGCGCTTTCCCGACGACGTTCGCGAATGGCTGGAAATGCAGGACTGGCGCAGTCGGCTGCCCGGACCGGACGAGCTGCTGGTGGAAAGTTTCCCCCACGGCGGGCGGGAATACACGGTGTACTACACTTTCGAAGGATGGAACGCGAACCAGAGTCTGGGCATGCTCATCACCCGCCGCATGGAGGACAGGGGGCTGCTTCCGGGCGGCTTCGTGGCGAACGATTACTCGCTGGCCGTATGGGGGCTGCGGCCGGTGACCGATCCGGCACCGCTCCTGTCACCCGATATCCTGACGGAGGAATTCGTGGACTGGGTACAGGACTCCCAATTGCTGCGCCGCGCATTTCGCGAAGTGGCCGTGATCGGCGGGCTGGTGGAGCGCCAGCATCCAGGGAAGCGCAAGACCGGCAAGCAGGTGACCTTTTCGACCGACCTGATCTACGACGTGCTGCGAAAGCACGAGCCGGACCACCTGCTGCTGGAAGCGGCCTGGGCGGATGCACGGGCGCGCATGACGGATGTCGGCCGGCTCGGGGACCTCTTGGACAGGTCCGCGGACCAACTGATCCACGTGGAGCTAGACCGGGTCAGTCCGCTCGCCGTGCCGGTCATGGTCATGATCGGGCGGGAAAGCGTGCCGCAGGGCGCGGTCGACGACGAGTTGCTGCTGGAAGCGGAAAGCCTCGCCGATGCCGCGATGCGATCGGAAACGCTGGACTAG